A genomic window from Brassica oleracea var. oleracea cultivar TO1000 chromosome C8, BOL, whole genome shotgun sequence includes:
- the LOC106309832 gene encoding auxin-responsive protein IAA1: protein MAYEEVINELNLKDTELRLGLPGTDEQAEVSCVKSNKRQFHQSNDEHNLKEEYPPPPAKTQIVGWPPVRSNRKNNNKSVSYVKVSMDGAPYLRKIDLKMYKNYHELLKALENMFKFTIGEYSEREGYKGSGFVPTYEDKDGDWMLVGDVPWDMFSSSCQKLRIMKRSEAPAF, encoded by the exons ATGGCGTATGAAGAAGTCATCAATGAGCTTAACCTTAAGGACACAGAGCTTCGTTTGGGATTGCCCGGAACAGATGAACAAGCAGAGGTTTCTTGCGTCAAAAGCAACAAACGTCAGTTTCATCAAAGCAACGACGAGCACAATCTAAAAGAAGAATATCCACCTCCTCCTGCCAA AACACAAATCGTTGGCTGGCCACCAGTGAGATCGAACCGGAAGAACAACAACAAAAGTGTGAGTTATGTGAAAGTGAGTATGGACGGAGCTCCATATCTGCGTAAGATAGATCTCAAGATGTACAAAAACTATCATGAGCTTCTAAAAGCACTAGAGAACATGTTCAAGTTCACAATTGGTGAATATTCTGAGAGAGAAGGATACAAAGGATCTGGATTTGTACCGACTTATGAAGACAAAGATGGAGATTGGATGTTGGTGGGTGATGTTCCATGGGACATGTTCTCTTCATCTTGCCAAAAACTCAGAATCATGAAACGATCCGAAGCTCCTGCCTTTTGA